The Nocardioides pantholopis genome window below encodes:
- a CDS encoding cell division protein SepF, translating into MSGAMRRIGEYLGLVEDTGRYDDEVDGQYDDGDGYGAETQAMPASRPKTREARREARPAPVADLAERRRPVPAGAAGTVGPVGVVAELSRILTLHPRTYNEARTVGENFRDGTPVIMNLSEMDDADAKRLVDFAAGLVFATRGTIERVTNKVFLLSPANVSVSSEDKQRIAEGGFFNQS; encoded by the coding sequence ATGAGCGGCGCTATGCGCAGGATCGGCGAGTACCTCGGCCTGGTCGAGGACACCGGTCGCTACGACGACGAGGTCGACGGCCAGTACGACGACGGGGACGGCTACGGCGCCGAGACCCAGGCGATGCCGGCGTCGCGGCCCAAGACCCGCGAGGCCCGGCGCGAGGCGCGTCCGGCGCCGGTCGCGGACCTCGCCGAGCGCCGCCGTCCGGTGCCCGCCGGCGCCGCCGGAACGGTCGGTCCGGTCGGGGTGGTCGCGGAGCTCTCGCGGATCCTCACCCTGCACCCCCGCACGTACAACGAGGCCCGGACCGTCGGCGAGAACTTCCGCGACGGGACGCCGGTGATCATGAACCTCTCCGAGATGGACGACGCCGACGCCAAGCGCCTCGTGGACTTCGCGGCGGGCCTGGTCTTCGCGACGCGTGGCACCATCGAGCGCGTGACCAACAAGGTCTTCCTGCTCTCGCCGGCCAACGTCTCGGTCTCCTCCGAGGACAAGCAGCGGATCGCCGAGGGCGGATTCTTCAACCAGAGCTGA
- a CDS encoding YggT family protein codes for MFFAMLWIRFIVDWVQVFARGWSPRGLLLVVLETVYTVTDPPIKALRRVIPPLRIGNFALDLSFLIVMVCTYVLLSVIRGVFA; via the coding sequence GTGTTCTTCGCCATGCTCTGGATCCGGTTCATCGTGGACTGGGTCCAGGTCTTCGCGCGCGGCTGGTCCCCGCGGGGGCTGCTGCTGGTCGTGCTGGAGACCGTCTACACGGTGACGGACCCGCCGATCAAGGCGCTGCGCCGCGTGATTCCCCCGCTGCGCATCGGCAACTTCGCCCTGGACCTCAGCTTCCTGATCGTCATGGTCTGCACCTACGTGCTGCTCTCGGTCATCCGTGGCGTGTTCGCGTGA
- a CDS encoding DivIVA domain-containing protein — translation MPLTPEDVSNKRFTPVRLREGYDMGEVDQFLDEVEAELARLTKENDDLRAKLSAAQSGAPAPAPAEKAPEPVVQEKAPEPAPAPTPAPAPYAPGSGSIQTIRVETVPEASSAAARLLEIATRNADEVMEDAKNEADKIVGAARTKAERLESESKSKADRLEADARTRAQMLDSETAERRQTLFGELERERDRLTNEVETLRSFEREYRSRLKTYFTQQLEALNGAAETPAPTDEQPAPKRLRSILGDDES, via the coding sequence ATGCCGCTGACGCCTGAGGACGTGAGCAACAAGCGCTTTACGCCCGTCCGGCTTCGTGAGGGCTACGACATGGGCGAGGTCGACCAGTTCCTCGACGAGGTGGAGGCCGAGCTCGCGCGGCTGACCAAGGAGAACGACGACCTCCGGGCGAAGCTCTCCGCCGCACAGTCGGGTGCTCCGGCCCCCGCGCCGGCGGAGAAGGCTCCCGAGCCGGTCGTCCAGGAGAAGGCTCCCGAGCCTGCTCCTGCTCCGACGCCCGCCCCGGCGCCGTACGCCCCCGGGTCTGGCTCGATCCAGACCATCCGGGTCGAGACGGTCCCCGAGGCCTCCAGTGCCGCAGCGCGGCTGCTGGAGATCGCGACCCGGAACGCCGACGAGGTCATGGAGGACGCGAAGAACGAGGCCGACAAGATCGTCGGTGCGGCTCGGACCAAGGCCGAGCGCCTGGAGTCGGAGTCGAAGAGCAAGGCGGACCGGCTCGAGGCCGACGCCCGTACCCGTGCGCAGATGCTGGACTCCGAGACCGCGGAGCGGCGCCAGACGCTGTTCGGCGAGCTCGAGCGGGAGCGTGACCGCCTCACGAACGAGGTGGAGACGCTGCGGTCCTTCGAGCGCGAGTACCGCTCGCGCCTGAAGACCTACTTCACCCAGCAGCTCGAGGCGCTCAACGGCGCCGCCGAGACTCCCGCGCCCACCGACGAGCAGCCGGCGCCCAAGCGCCTGCGCTCGATCCTCGGCGACGACGAGAGCTGA